In Eucalyptus grandis isolate ANBG69807.140 chromosome 4, ASM1654582v1, whole genome shotgun sequence, the following proteins share a genomic window:
- the LOC104440785 gene encoding glucan endo-1,3-beta-glucosidase 11, whose translation MATLSSRIATTYAVILFSVYLSTGVASLGINYGQVANNLPPPERVLELLRSLKVTKARIYDTNPQVLTAFANSNVELIVTIENDMLGQLQDPQQALQWVSAHIKPYLPTTRITGIHVGNEVLNDQDSTLTDNLVPAMHSIHGALVQLGLDSYVQVSSPNSLAVLAQSFPPSAGSFDSKVSSVVYQFLQFLLATNSPYWINAYPYFAYKADPSRISLDYVLFNPNPGMVDPYTKLRYDNMLYAQVDAVAFAMMRMGFPEIEIRVSETGWPSKGDPDEVGATLQNAALYNMNLLRRQLKNEGTPWRPNARLEVYVFALFNEDMKPGPTSERNYGLFRPDGTMAYNVGLSALSTPSSTSTATISLTSSATKGARKEYQSLVYWMFVCLLTCQVLLRRQF comes from the exons aTGGCAACACTTTCTAGTAGAATCGCCACGACTTATGCTGTTATTTTGTTCTCTGTCTATTTATCAACAG GAGTTGCTTCACTTGGGATCAATTATGGGCAAGTTGCCAACAATTTACCCCCACCGGAGAGAGTTCTTGAGCTCTTGAGATCCTTAAAGGTCACGAAAGCAAGAATCTATGACACCAATCCGCAAGTCCTAACAGCATTCGCGAATTCCAACGTCGAGCTTATCGTGACCATTGAGAACGATATGCTAGGCCAGCTGCAGGATCCCCAGCAAGCCTTGCAATGGGTGAGCGCCCACATCAAGCCTTACCTCCCTACCACGCGGATCACCGGAATCCATGTCGGCAATGAGGTCTTAAACGACCAGGACTCCACGCTCACGGACAATCTTGTGCCGGCAATGCATAGCATCCACGGAGCTCTGGTCCAGCTAGGGTTAGATTCCTACGTCCAAGTCTCCTCCCCAAATTCCTTGGCGGTCCTCGCCCAGTCGTTCCCTCCTTCAGCCGGTAGCTTCGACAGCAAAGTCTCCAGCGTGGTCTATCAATTCTTGCAATTCTTGTTGGCTACCAATTCACCATACTGGATCAATGCCTATCCATATTTCGCTTACAAGGCCGACCCATCTCGGATATCCCTCGACTATGTGCTTTTCAACCCAAACCCGGGCATGGTGGATCCATACACTAAATTGCGCTACGACAACATGCTGTATGCGCAAGTGGATGCGGTCGCTTTCGCCATGATGAGAATGGGTTTCCCAGAGatcgaaattagggtttccgagACCGGGTGGCCTTCGAAGGGTGATCCGGATGAGGTTGGCGCAACCCTTCAGAATGCCGCGCTCTACAACATGAATTTGCTGAGGAGGCAGCTGAAGAATGAAGGGACGCCATGGAGGCCTAACGCGAGGCTCGAGGTCTATGTGTTTGCCTTGTTCAATGAGGACATGAAGCCAGGGCCCACTTCTGAGAGGAACTACGGACTTTTTCGGCCAGATGGGACAATGGCTTACAATGTCGGCCTCTCCGCTCTGTCGACCCCATCTTCCACCTCCACAGCCACCATTTCTCTCACTTCTTCTGCGACGAAG GGTGCACGTAAGGAATATCAAAGCTTGGTCTACTGGATGTTTGTGTGTTTGCTGACTTGTCAAGTTTTATTGCGAAGACAGTTTTAA